A DNA window from Setaria viridis chromosome 2, Setaria_viridis_v4.0, whole genome shotgun sequence contains the following coding sequences:
- the LOC117843038 gene encoding F-box protein At5g03970, which translates to MAPPSTTTTELIDDVTAEILLLLPPDEPEHLFRAALVCKPWLRILCDPAFLRRYRAYHGAPPLLGFIHRFAGDLVPRLASTTSVPAFTHPGSDGRGARAFDCRHGRVLMSQGEISAYNFLVWNPVSGDRRCVPVPDIDYWLYSAAVLCAADGCDHLDCHDGPFRLVLAGRDTRSNLICACVYSSETCTWSTPVSLDNSRGFHVRSRPGALVNDEIYFTFSRDDAILKYDWGNNWLSMVKTPVPRSRYYGFAAVMTMVDGSLGLGRVEDSSLYLWSRKVNSEGDAEWILCRVIELETVMPMANLSPYGANVVAFADGVDVIFLGTNAGLFTIELKSGRVRMFGESWLHLSILPYMSFYTPGIMPTLASYCPTISL; encoded by the coding sequence ATGGCaccgccgtcgacgacgacgacggagctGATCGACGACGTCACAGCCgaaatcctcctcctcctcccaccggACGAGCCCGAGCACCTCTTCCGCGCGGCCCTCGTCTGCAAACCGTGGCTCCGCATCCTCTGCGAccccgccttcctccgccgctacCGCGCCTACCACggagcccctcccctcctcggcTTCATCCACAGGTTCGCCGGGGACCTCGTCCCGCGTCTCGCTTCCACCACATCAGTCCCCGCCTTCACTCATCCGGGGTCtgacggccgcggcgcgcgggccttcgactgccgccacggccgcgtcctcATGTCGCAGGGCGAGATCAGCGCGTATAATTTCCTCGTCTGGAATCCCGTCTCGGGCGACCGACGCTGCGTGCCCGTGCCGGACATTGATTATTGGCTCTACTCCGCAGCGGTTCTCTGCGCCGCCGATGGCTGCGACCACCTCGACTGCCACGACGGCCCCTTCCGCTTGGTTTTGGCCGGCAGGGACACCAGATCGAATCTCATATGCGCGTGCGTGTACTCGTCGGAGACGTGCACGTGGAGCACACCGGTGTCTCTTGACAACAGCCGTGGTTTCCACGTCCGGTCTAGGCCTGGCGCCCTTGTGAATGATGAAATCTACTTCACATTTTCACGGGATGATGCAATTTTGAAGTATGATTGGGGCAATAACTGGTTATCTATGGTAAAGACACCGGTACCGCGGTCTAGGTACTATGGCTTTGCTGCCGTCATGACGATGGTGGATGGTTCTCTGGGCCTTGGCCGCGTTGAGGATTCTAGCCTTTATCTGTGGTCAAGGAAGGTGAATTCAGAGGGAGATGCAGAATGGATACTATGCAGGGTCATCGAGTTGGAGACAGTGATGCCCATGGCCAATCTCAGTCCTTATGGAGCAAATGTGGTTGCCTTTGCGGATGGTGTAGATGTCATCTTCTTGGGTACGAATGCAGGCTTATTCACGATTGAGCTTAAGTCAGGGCGGGTGAGGATGTTTGGTGAGTCTTGGCTCCACCTTAGCATCTTGCCCTACATGAGCTTCTACACTCCTGGTATCATGCCAACCCTTGCTTCGTATTGTCCTACGATTTCTTTGTAG
- the LOC117846284 gene encoding tropinone reductase-like 3, producing the protein MEVRCRRLEGKVAVVTASTQGIGLAIAERLGLEGAAAVVSSRKQRNVDEAVEALRAKGIAAVGAVCHVSDAEQRRNLIDTAVQNFGHIDILVSNAAANPTVDGILETKEPVLDKLWDINVKASILLLQDAAPHLRKGSSVIIISSIGGYSPRQGLAMYCVTKTALFGLTKALAAEMGPNTRVNCIAPGFVPTRFASFLTTNETLRKELIGRTPLKRLGSVEDMAAAAAFLASDDASFITAETIVVAGGMQSRL; encoded by the exons ATGGAGGTCAGGTGCCGGCGTCTGGAGGGGAAGGTGGCCGTGGTGACGGCGTCCACGCAGGGGATCGGCCTCGCCATCGCCGAGCGCCTCGGCctcgagggcgccgccgccgtcgtctcctcCCGCAAGCAG AGGAACGTGGacgaggcggtggaggcgctCAGGGCGAAGGGGATCGCCGCCGTCGGGGCCGTCTGCCACGTCTCCGACGCGGAGCAGCGCAGGAACCTCATCGACACGGCCG TGCAAAACTTTGGACACATTGATATTCTAGTCTCGAATGCTGCGGCAAATCCTACTGTAGATGGCATACTTGAAACGAAAGAACCTGTTCTTGATAAACTGTGGGATATTAACGTCAAGgcttctattcttcttcttcag GATGCTGCTCCCCACCTTCGGAAGGGGTCATCTGTGATTATTATTTCTTCAATTGGTGGTTACAGTCCAAGGCAAGGGTTGGCAATGTATTGTGTTACAAAGACTGCTCTCTTTGGTCTCACAAAG GCTCTTGCTGCTGAGATGGGACCCAATACTCGTGTTAACTGTATAGCCCCTGGTTTTGTTCCTACACGGTTTGCTAGTTTCCTCACAACTAACGAGACCCTT AGGAAAGAGCTTATTGGTAGGACCCCTCTGAAGAGATTGGGTTCTGTTGAAGACATGGCTGCGGCTGCCGCGTTCCTTGCATCTGACGATGCATCGTTCATTACAGCTGAAACCATTGTTGTTGCTGGAGGGATGCAGTCTAGATTGTAA
- the LOC117843040 gene encoding uncharacterized protein — protein sequence MAAVERLAWEQRLEEGNGSVSASSATPPSSAVVFCAAPGCDHLDCHGGRFRVALVGTDEDVTLASVYSSETASLDTGSRLFVSDMRVSLVGDEIYFILGNCDAIGEYGWARNCLSVANPSPPVEYGHCALMEMEDGSLGLSGIEDSSLYLWSRKVNSKGAAEWVQCRVIDLKTVVPVADPAARAFVIGFAEGVGVIFVSTDVGVFTFELKSGRVRKVDDPGFYYSALPYLSFYTPGTSVTLSQWVVIINKDSLIIEMPRSSKTLQIGQIHHFESAAGGFFESYFYQ from the exons ATGGCAGCAGTCGAGAGGCTGGCATGGGAACAACGGCTGGAGGAAGG CAATGGCTCTGTCTCCGCATCCTCTGCGAccccgccttcctccgccgTGGTGTTCTGCGCCGCCCCCGGCTGCGACCATCTCGACTGCCACGGCGGCCGCTTCCGAGTGGCCTTGGTGGGCACCGACGAGGATGTCACATTGGCGAGCGTGTACTCATCGGAGACGGCCTCCCTTGACACGGGTAGTCGTCTCTTTGTCAGTGATATGCGCGTCTCCCTCGTCGGAGATGAAATCTACTTCATTCTTGGGAATTGTGACGCGATTGGGGAGTATGGCTGGGCCAGGAACTGCTTATCTGTGGCTAATCCGTCACCACCGGTAGAGTACGGCCACTGTGCCCTCATGGAGATGGAGGACGGCTCACTGGGGCTCTCCGGCATTGAGGATTCAAGCCTTTATCTATGGTCGAGGAAGGTGAATTCAAAGGGAGCTGCCGAATGGGTACAATGCAGGGTCATCGATCTGAAGACAGTGGTGCCCGTGGCCGATCCTGCTGCCAGAGCATTTGTGATTGGTTTTGCAGAGGGGGTGGGTGTCATCTTCGTGAGCACAGATGTTGGTGTATTCACATTCGAGCTCAAGTCTGGACGTGTGAGGAAGGTAGACGATCCTGGGTTCTACTATAGCGCCTTACCTTACTTGAGCTTCTACACCCCCGGTACT TCAGTCACACT ATCACAGTGGGTTGTCATCATTAACAAGGATTCACTAATCATTGAGATGCCGCGCAGCAGTAAGACCTTGCAAATTGGACAAATCCACCATTTTGAGTCTGCTGCTGGTGGTTTCTTTGAGAGCTACTTCTATCAATAA
- the LOC140221778 gene encoding uncharacterized protein — protein sequence MASQSELVDDAIAEILLRLPPADPAYLIRASLVWPKPWRRVLSDPAFPRRYRAFHRTPPLLGFLRSFHASKAGGSDLFVPIATPTRIPIPFLQPPFRCQPLDCHHGRVLLDTLYSRSGAVLCAAAGCDLRDCHGGPFLVVFVAFVGSTDTVARAWIYSSKMATWSPPAAV from the exons ATGGCGTCGCAGTCGGAGCTGGTCGACGACGCCATCGCcgagatcctcctccgcctcccgccagCCGACCCCGCCTACCTCATCCGCGCATCACTCGTCTGGCCTAAGCCTTGGCGTCGCGTCCTCTCGGACCCCGCCTTCCCCCGCCGCTATCGCGCGTTCCACCGAACGCCTCCCCTGCTCGGCTTCCTACGCAGCTTCCACGCCAGCAAGGCCGGCGGCAGCGACCTATTCGTTCCCATCGCAACACCAACACGCATCCCCATCCCCTTCCTCCAGCCACCGTTCAGATGCCAGCCTCTCGACTGCCACCACGGCCGCGTCCTTCTCGACACG CTCTACTCCCGCTCCGGCGCGGTTCTCTGCGCGGCGGCCGGCTGCGACCTCCGTGACTGCCACGGCGGCCCCTTCCTCGTGGTCTTCGTAGCCTTCGTGGGCAGCACCGACACGGTGGCCCGTGCGTGGATCTACTCATCCAAGATGGCCACGTGgagcccgccggccgccgtgtaG